In bacterium, the genomic stretch AGCAGGAACGGGCCCTCCACACTGTGGCGCAGTGGGCGCGAATGTCTGCGGTCGCCACGATCCTCGGGATGGAACGGCTCACGGAGGCGGGCCGGCAGATTGTCGCCTTTGTCATTGACGCCGGGGGTCAGATTCAGGGATGCCAAACCAAGAACCAACTCGACCCGACCGAAGATCGGTTCTATGTGCCCGGAAATACCCGGCGACTCTTCGAGACCAAAGGGGTGAAGTTTGGAGTGGCGATTTGCCATGAGGCCTGGCGCT encodes the following:
- a CDS encoding carbon-nitrogen hydrolase family protein; this encodes MIIALASPGVASTLDEGLGKIKRLLADASAQGAEIVCFPEAYLPGLRGQDFEVPPFDPAQQERALHTVAQWARMSAVATILGMERLTEAGRQIVAFVIDAGGQIQGCQTKNQLDPTEDRFYVPGNTRRLFETKGVKFGVAICHEAWR